A region of Streptomyces sp. NBC_01750 DNA encodes the following proteins:
- a CDS encoding chaplin family protein — MKNLKKAAALTMIAGSLVAAGSGVASATTGAHANGQAIGSPGVASGNLVQVPVHVPVNVVGNTVNVIGALNPAFGNEGYNG, encoded by the coding sequence GTGAAGAACCTGAAGAAGGCCGCTGCCCTCACCATGATCGCCGGCAGCCTCGTCGCCGCCGGCTCGGGTGTGGCGTCCGCCACCACCGGTGCGCACGCCAACGGCCAGGCCATCGGGTCCCCGGGCGTTGCCTCCGGCAACCTGGTGCAGGTCCCGGTCCACGTTCCGGTGAACGTCGTCGGCAACACCGTCAACGTGATCGGCGCCCTGAACCCGGCGTTCGGCAACGAGGGCTACAACGGCTGA
- a CDS encoding ABC transporter ATP-binding protein: MSDVLELVDVSVVRDGRALVDDVSWSVKEGERWVILGPNGAGKTTLLNIASSYLFPTSGTARILGERLGTAGVDVFELRPRIGMAGVAMAEKLPKRQTVLQTVLTAAYGMTATWHENYDAVDEERARAFLDRLGMTEYLERKFGTLSEGERKRTLIARAMMTDPELLLLDEPAAGLDLGGREDLVRRLGRLARDPYAPSMIMVTHHVEEIAPGFTHVLMIRQGKVLAAGPMETELTSRNLSLCFGLPLVVEQNNERWTAQGLPLG; the protein is encoded by the coding sequence ATGAGCGATGTACTGGAGCTGGTGGACGTATCCGTGGTCCGCGACGGACGCGCTCTGGTGGATGACGTCTCCTGGTCGGTCAAGGAAGGTGAGCGCTGGGTGATCCTCGGCCCCAACGGCGCCGGCAAGACCACCCTCCTCAACATCGCCTCCAGCTACCTCTTCCCGACCTCCGGTACGGCCAGGATTCTGGGCGAGCGGCTCGGCACCGCCGGTGTCGATGTATTCGAGCTCCGCCCCCGTATCGGCATGGCGGGCGTCGCCATGGCCGAGAAGCTGCCCAAGCGCCAGACCGTGCTGCAGACGGTGCTCACCGCCGCGTACGGCATGACAGCCACCTGGCACGAGAACTACGACGCCGTCGACGAGGAGCGCGCCCGCGCCTTCCTGGACCGCCTCGGCATGACCGAGTACCTGGAGCGCAAGTTCGGCACGCTCTCCGAGGGTGAGCGCAAGCGGACGCTGATCGCCCGCGCGATGATGACCGACCCCGAGCTGCTGCTCCTCGACGAGCCGGCCGCCGGCCTCGACCTCGGCGGCCGCGAGGACCTGGTCCGCCGCCTCGGCCGCCTCGCCCGCGATCCGTACGCCCCCTCCATGATCATGGTGACGCACCATGTCGAGGAGATCGCCCCGGGCTTCACGCACGTCCTGATGATCCGTCAGGGCAAGGTGCTGGCCGCCGGTCCCATGGAGACCGAGCTGACCTCCCGCAACCTCTCGCTCTGCTTCGGCCTCCCGCTGGTCGTCGAGCAGAACAACGAGCGCTGGACCGCGCAGGGCCTCCCGCTCGGCTGA
- a CDS encoding NfeD family protein yields the protein MDIDAWVWWLIGAVGLGIPLVLTAMPEFGMLSAGAVAAAVVAALGGGTVAQVLVFAVVSVALIAVVRPIATRHRSQRPQFASGVDALRGRQAVVLERVDGSGGRIKLAGEVWSARALDATMSYEAGQQVDVVEIDGATAVVM from the coding sequence GTGGACATCGACGCATGGGTGTGGTGGCTGATCGGCGCGGTCGGACTGGGCATTCCGCTCGTGCTGACAGCGATGCCCGAATTCGGCATGCTCTCCGCCGGAGCGGTGGCCGCGGCCGTCGTCGCCGCGCTCGGCGGCGGCACGGTGGCCCAAGTGCTCGTCTTCGCCGTGGTTTCCGTCGCACTCATCGCCGTTGTACGCCCCATCGCCACCCGGCACCGTTCCCAGCGCCCTCAATTCGCCAGCGGGGTCGACGCGCTGAGGGGCCGTCAGGCCGTCGTCCTGGAACGGGTCGACGGCAGCGGCGGCCGGATCAAACTCGCCGGTGAGGTGTGGTCCGCACGCGCACTCGACGCGACCATGTCGTACGAGGCGGGCCAACAGGTCGACGTCGTCGAGATCGACGGAGCAACCGCCGTGGTCATGTGA
- a CDS encoding HNH endonuclease, translating to MRDTLVLNASFEPLSTVTLNRAVVLVLQDKAVVEQAHPGLRVRAAEVDLPVPRVIRLCRYVRVPFRRQAPWSRRGVLVRDQHRCAYCGRRATTVDHVVPRSHGGADSWLNTVASCAEDNHRKADRTPEQAGMPLLHEPFIPSPADAMLLGMRAGERSELPQWLAALPAA from the coding sequence ATGCGGGACACGCTGGTACTGAATGCGAGCTTCGAGCCGCTGTCGACAGTGACACTCAACCGTGCGGTCGTGCTGGTGCTGCAGGACAAGGCCGTCGTCGAGCAGGCCCACCCCGGACTCCGTGTGCGTGCGGCCGAGGTCGATCTTCCGGTGCCCAGGGTGATCAGGCTCTGCCGCTACGTCAGGGTGCCTTTCCGAAGACAGGCGCCGTGGTCGAGGCGGGGTGTGCTGGTGCGGGACCAGCACCGGTGCGCGTACTGCGGCAGGCGCGCCACGACGGTGGACCACGTGGTGCCGCGGTCGCACGGCGGTGCGGACAGCTGGCTGAATACGGTCGCGTCCTGCGCCGAGGACAATCACCGCAAAGCGGACCGTACGCCGGAGCAGGCGGGGATGCCGCTGCTGCACGAGCCGTTCATACCGTCTCCGGCGGACGCAATGCTGCTCGGGATGCGGGCCGGTGAGCGGTCGGAGCTGCCGCAGTGGCTGGCGGCGCTGCCGGCCGCGTAG
- a CDS encoding sulfite exporter TauE/SafE family protein, whose protein sequence is MTIWEMLAVFAAGISAGTINTIVGSGTLITFPVLLATGLPPVTATVSNALGLIPGSVSGAIGYRAELTGQRSRLLRLSIAAAIGGISGALLLLMLPSTAFETIVPVLVALALTLVILQPRITKAVQRRRDRNGGHAHPDGGPLLFIGLLIASVYGGYFTAAQGIIYLSLMGMLLDDTLQRLNAAKNVLAAVVNSIAALFFLFVADFDWTAVLLIAVGSAIGGQLGAKIGRRLPPTALRVLIVVVGSVAIVQLLLR, encoded by the coding sequence GTGACCATCTGGGAGATGCTCGCCGTCTTCGCCGCGGGCATCAGCGCCGGCACCATCAACACCATTGTCGGCTCAGGCACACTGATCACCTTCCCGGTGCTCCTCGCCACCGGCCTGCCCCCGGTCACCGCCACCGTCTCCAACGCCCTCGGCCTGATCCCCGGCTCGGTCAGCGGCGCCATCGGCTACCGCGCCGAACTCACCGGCCAGCGCAGCCGCCTGCTGCGTCTGAGCATCGCCGCCGCGATCGGCGGCATCAGCGGGGCCCTGCTGCTCCTGATGCTCCCCTCGACGGCCTTTGAGACGATCGTGCCCGTACTGGTCGCGCTCGCCCTCACTCTGGTGATCCTCCAGCCGCGCATCACCAAGGCCGTCCAGCGCCGCCGCGACCGCAATGGCGGCCACGCCCACCCCGACGGCGGCCCGCTCCTGTTCATCGGACTGCTGATCGCCAGCGTCTACGGCGGCTACTTCACCGCCGCCCAGGGGATCATCTACCTGTCCCTGATGGGCATGCTGCTCGACGACACCCTGCAGCGCCTCAACGCCGCCAAGAACGTCCTCGCCGCCGTCGTCAACAGCATCGCCGCGCTCTTCTTCCTCTTCGTCGCGGACTTCGACTGGACGGCGGTCCTGCTGATCGCGGTCGGCTCCGCCATCGGCGGCCAGCTCGGCGCCAAGATCGGCCGCCGTCTCCCGCCGACCGCGCTGCGCGTACTGATCGTGGTGGTCGGCAGCGTCGCCATCGTCCAGCTGCTGCTGCGCTGA
- a CDS encoding YbhB/YbcL family Raf kinase inhibitor-like protein — protein sequence MTEPKRAPLPHDFHPVVPSFTVVSDDIEPGSVLKDAQVHSAGNTSPQLRWEGFPADTKSFAVTCFDPDAPTGSGFWHWVLFDIPASVTELPAGAGSGKFEGLPEGALQVRNDFGSKDFGGAAPPAGENHRYVFTVYAVDRAKLGPGADVSAAAVGFNLRFHTLARAQLIAEYEGPA from the coding sequence GTGACCGAGCCCAAGAGGGCGCCGCTTCCGCACGACTTTCATCCGGTGGTGCCGTCGTTCACGGTGGTGAGCGATGACATCGAGCCGGGGTCGGTGCTGAAGGACGCCCAGGTCCACTCGGCGGGCAACACCTCACCGCAGCTGCGGTGGGAAGGCTTCCCGGCGGACACCAAGAGCTTCGCCGTGACGTGCTTCGATCCGGACGCGCCGACGGGCAGCGGCTTCTGGCACTGGGTGCTCTTCGACATCCCGGCGTCGGTCACCGAGCTGCCTGCGGGTGCGGGCAGCGGGAAGTTCGAGGGGCTGCCCGAGGGCGCCCTCCAGGTCCGTAACGACTTCGGGTCGAAGGACTTCGGCGGTGCGGCTCCGCCGGCCGGTGAGAACCACCGCTATGTCTTCACGGTGTACGCGGTGGACCGTGCGAAGCTCGGGCCCGGCGCGGATGTCTCGGCGGCCGCCGTCGGCTTCAACCTGCGGTTTCACACGCTGGCCCGTGCGCAGCTGATCGCTGAGTACGAGGGCCCCGCCTAG
- a CDS encoding DNA-3-methyladenine glycosylase has protein sequence MIESPDRTPLPREFFDRPVLEVAPELLGCTLTRLTDDGPLEVRLTEVEAYAGDVDPGSHAYRGRTTRNDVMFGPPGHAYVYFTYGMWHCLNVVCGPEGRASGILLRAGEIRVGADLARKRRFSARSDKELAKGPARLATALDVDRDLNGTDLCVGPPAPLSLFPGTAPRSDQVRSGPRTGVGGEGAHHPWRFWIDGDPTVSPYRAHAPRRRAT, from the coding sequence ATGATCGAGAGCCCCGACCGTACGCCGCTGCCGCGGGAGTTCTTCGACCGCCCAGTACTGGAGGTCGCCCCCGAGCTCCTTGGCTGCACCCTGACACGCCTCACCGACGACGGCCCCCTCGAGGTGCGTCTTACCGAAGTAGAGGCGTACGCGGGCGATGTCGACCCCGGCTCCCACGCCTACCGCGGCCGCACCACGCGCAACGACGTGATGTTCGGTCCGCCCGGCCATGCGTACGTCTACTTCACCTACGGCATGTGGCACTGCCTCAACGTGGTGTGCGGCCCGGAAGGCAGGGCGAGCGGGATCCTCCTGCGCGCCGGTGAGATCCGAGTGGGCGCCGACCTCGCACGTAAACGTCGGTTCTCGGCCCGTAGTGACAAGGAACTGGCCAAAGGCCCCGCCCGCCTGGCCACGGCCCTCGACGTCGACCGCGACCTGAACGGCACCGACCTCTGCGTCGGCCCGCCCGCCCCACTGTCCCTGTTCCCCGGTACCGCACCGCGCTCTGACCAGGTGCGCAGTGGCCCGCGCACGGGAGTGGGCGGTGAAGGCGCCCACCACCCCTGGCGGTTCTGGATCGATGGCGATCCGACTGTGAGCCCCTACCGGGCCCATGCGCCGCGCCGCAGGGCAACTTGA
- a CDS encoding sporulation protein — protein sequence MGFKRLLASMGAGGASVETELTEANVVPGGVVQGEVRIQGGSVDQLIEGLSVGLQARVEVEGGDQEVKQDIEFTKQRLGGAFEVKAGAVHIVPFGLEIPWETPVTSIAGQQLRGMNIGVTTELEIARALDSGDLDPINVHPLPAQQAILDAFIGLGFRFKSADMERGHIRGTRQRLPFYQEIEFFPPQQYRGLNQVELTFVADDREMDVILEMDKKPGLFSEGSDSYKAFRVGHHDFQSTDWAAYLNQWLADVGGRRNWL from the coding sequence ATGGGCTTCAAGAGGCTGCTTGCGAGCATGGGCGCCGGCGGTGCTTCCGTGGAGACGGAGCTGACCGAGGCGAACGTCGTGCCCGGCGGTGTGGTGCAGGGCGAGGTGCGCATCCAGGGCGGCTCGGTGGACCAGCTGATCGAGGGGCTCTCCGTCGGTCTGCAGGCGCGGGTCGAGGTCGAGGGTGGTGACCAGGAGGTCAAGCAGGACATCGAGTTCACAAAGCAGCGGCTCGGTGGCGCCTTCGAGGTGAAGGCAGGGGCCGTGCACATCGTGCCGTTCGGGCTCGAGATTCCGTGGGAGACCCCGGTCACGAGCATCGCCGGGCAGCAGCTGCGCGGGATGAACATCGGTGTGACGACGGAGCTGGAGATCGCGCGGGCACTGGACTCGGGCGACCTGGACCCGATCAATGTGCACCCGCTGCCGGCGCAGCAGGCGATCCTGGACGCCTTCATCGGGCTGGGCTTCCGCTTCAAGAGCGCGGACATGGAGCGCGGGCACATCCGCGGTACCCGGCAGCGGCTGCCCTTCTACCAGGAGATCGAGTTCTTCCCGCCGCAGCAGTACCGCGGGCTGAACCAGGTCGAGCTCACGTTCGTCGCGGACGATCGCGAGATGGACGTCATCCTCGAGATGGACAAGAAGCCGGGGCTGTTCAGCGAGGGCAGTGACTCGTACAAGGCCTTCAGGGTGGGTCACCACGACTTCCAGTCGACCGACTGGGCGGCGTACCTCAACCAGTGGCTCGCCGATGTCGGTGGGCGCCGTAACTGGCTCTAG
- a CDS encoding DUF1015 domain-containing protein, with protein MNNEGPAANGGLHLIPFRGLRYVPERVGSLAAVTSPPYDVVVRPDGLLHLESADPYNIVRLILPQANTAGARNQQAAETLDRWLSEGVLAPDPEPAFYVYEQRKGDILQRGIIGALALSEPSEGVVLPHEDVMPDVVADRAALMRTTAANLEPLLFTYRSTGSGTGATAVIDRTILRTPLLATTTEDGFSHRLWSVTDPDDLAEVRTDLSDHQALIADGHHRWATYLRLRAEHPSSSPWNYGLVLLIDTARYPLRVRAIHRLLHRLPVSEALAALTGSFRIKHLDGPLTHALETLADAAAEGNAFLLAGDGGFHLVDRPDAELLSRTVRRDRPEAWRTLDATVLHSTLLDHIWRIPDTPEHIAYIHDTEAAVEQAERTGGTAVVMHPVREEVVRDLAREGVTMPRKSTSFGPKPATGLVLRSLALD; from the coding sequence ATGAACAACGAAGGTCCCGCGGCCAATGGCGGTCTGCACCTGATCCCGTTCCGTGGACTGCGCTACGTCCCCGAGCGGGTCGGCAGCCTCGCCGCCGTGACCTCGCCGCCGTACGACGTCGTCGTCAGGCCCGACGGGCTGCTCCATCTGGAGTCGGCGGATCCGTACAACATCGTCCGGCTGATCCTCCCGCAGGCGAACACTGCCGGCGCCCGCAACCAGCAGGCCGCCGAGACCCTCGACCGCTGGCTCTCCGAGGGCGTCCTGGCCCCGGACCCCGAGCCCGCGTTCTACGTGTACGAGCAGCGCAAGGGCGACATCCTCCAGCGCGGCATCATCGGGGCACTCGCTCTGTCCGAACCGTCCGAGGGTGTCGTCCTGCCGCACGAGGACGTGATGCCGGACGTCGTCGCTGACCGCGCGGCTCTGATGCGTACGACCGCCGCCAATCTGGAACCGCTGCTCTTCACCTACCGCAGCACGGGCAGTGGGACCGGCGCGACCGCCGTCATCGACCGCACCATCCTGCGCACCCCGCTGCTGGCCACCACCACGGAGGACGGCTTCAGCCACCGGCTGTGGTCCGTGACGGACCCCGACGACCTGGCCGAGGTCCGGACGGACCTCTCCGACCACCAGGCGTTGATCGCCGACGGCCACCACCGCTGGGCGACCTATCTCCGGCTGCGCGCCGAACACCCTTCCTCGAGCCCCTGGAACTACGGCCTGGTTCTGCTGATCGACACGGCCCGCTATCCCCTCAGGGTGCGCGCGATCCACCGCCTGTTGCACCGCCTCCCGGTCTCCGAGGCGCTGGCGGCACTGACCGGCTCTTTTCGCATCAAGCACCTCGACGGCCCGCTGACGCACGCGCTCGAGACTCTCGCGGACGCAGCCGCCGAGGGCAACGCCTTCCTCCTCGCGGGCGACGGCGGATTCCACCTCGTCGACCGCCCGGACGCCGAGCTGCTGTCCCGTACGGTCCGGCGCGACCGCCCGGAGGCCTGGCGCACACTCGACGCCACGGTCCTCCACTCCACGCTGCTGGACCACATCTGGCGGATCCCGGACACCCCGGAGCACATCGCCTACATCCATGACACGGAGGCGGCCGTCGAGCAGGCGGAACGCACGGGCGGCACCGCGGTGGTGATGCATCCGGTACGGGAAGAGGTCGTGCGGGATCTCGCTCGTGAGGGCGTCACGATGCCTCGCAAGTCCACGTCGTTCGGCCCGAAGCCGGCGACGGGCCTGGTCCTCAGAAGTCTCGCGCTGGACTGA
- a CDS encoding HAD hydrolase-like protein codes for MSQQSRNRPSGSATALSEAYDTALLDLDGVVYAGGEAIAHAVDSLLTARGGGMHLAYVTNNALRPPEAVAAHITELGVPTDAADVINSAQAVARLISEQVPGGSRVLVVGGEGLRVALRERGLEPVESADDDPAAVVQGYGGPDLAWGRFAEACYAIARGVPWFASNTDLTIPSARGIAPGNGAAVEVVRIATGAEPQVAGKPLPPMHKETILRTGARKPLVVGDRLDTDIEGAFNGGVDSLLVLTGVTDGAQLLAARPEHRPTYVDADLRGMLTGQPEVAEAEGGFTCGGWTACVWEDELALDGDGEPLDGLRALCAAAWTEAGDGVCELDAGKALSRLGL; via the coding sequence ATGAGTCAGCAGAGCAGGAACCGGCCGAGCGGCAGTGCTACGGCGCTGAGCGAGGCGTACGACACGGCGCTGCTCGACCTCGACGGGGTGGTGTACGCGGGCGGTGAGGCGATCGCGCACGCCGTGGATTCGCTGCTGACGGCGCGGGGCGGCGGGATGCATCTCGCGTATGTGACCAACAATGCGCTGCGGCCGCCCGAGGCCGTGGCCGCGCACATCACCGAGCTGGGCGTGCCCACCGACGCGGCGGATGTCATCAATTCCGCGCAGGCGGTTGCCCGGTTGATCTCCGAGCAGGTGCCGGGCGGGTCCCGGGTGCTGGTGGTCGGCGGGGAGGGGCTGCGGGTCGCGCTGCGCGAGCGTGGGCTCGAGCCCGTGGAGTCCGCCGACGACGATCCGGCGGCGGTGGTGCAGGGGTACGGGGGTCCGGACCTGGCCTGGGGGCGGTTCGCCGAGGCCTGTTACGCGATCGCGCGCGGAGTGCCGTGGTTCGCTTCCAACACGGATCTGACGATTCCGAGTGCGCGCGGGATCGCGCCCGGCAATGGTGCGGCCGTGGAGGTCGTGCGGATCGCGACGGGCGCGGAGCCGCAAGTGGCGGGCAAGCCGCTGCCGCCGATGCACAAGGAGACGATCCTGCGGACGGGCGCGCGCAAGCCGCTCGTGGTCGGGGACCGGCTGGACACGGACATCGAGGGCGCGTTCAACGGCGGTGTGGACTCGCTGCTCGTACTGACCGGGGTGACGGACGGCGCGCAGCTGCTGGCCGCGCGGCCCGAGCACCGGCCGACCTATGTGGACGCCGATCTGCGCGGGATGCTGACCGGGCAGCCCGAAGTCGCCGAGGCGGAGGGCGGGTTCACATGCGGTGGGTGGACCGCGTGCGTATGGGAGGACGAACTGGCGCTCGACGGGGACGGCGAGCCGTTGGACGGCCTGCGGGCGCTGTGCGCGGCGGCCTGGACCGAGGCCGGCGACGGTGTGTGCGAGCTGGATGCGGGCAAGGCGCTGTCCCGGCTCGGCCTGTAG
- a CDS encoding SPFH domain-containing protein — MQPIIIVLIILVVLVFIALIKTIQVIPQASAAIVERFGRYTRTLNAGLNIVVPFIDSIRNRIDLREQVVPFPPQPVITQDNLVVNIDTVIYYQVTDARAATYEVASYIQAIEQLTVTTLRNIIGGMDLERTLTSREEINAALRGVLDEATGKWGIRVNRVELKAIEPPTSIQDSMEKQMRADRDKRAAILTAEGIRQSQILTAEGEKQSAILRAEGEAKAAALRAEGEAQAIRTVFESIHAGDADQKLLAYQYLQMLPKIAEGDANKLWIVPSEIGDALKGLSGAMGSFNPMAGMGGGSGSGKSGGGNGTERREQPPID; from the coding sequence ATGCAACCGATCATCATCGTCCTGATCATTCTGGTGGTGCTGGTCTTCATCGCCCTGATCAAGACGATCCAGGTCATCCCACAGGCCAGCGCCGCCATCGTCGAGCGCTTCGGGCGATACACCCGAACTCTCAACGCGGGCCTGAACATTGTCGTCCCGTTCATAGACTCGATCCGCAATCGCATCGACCTCCGCGAACAGGTCGTCCCCTTCCCGCCGCAGCCGGTGATCACCCAGGACAACCTGGTGGTCAACATCGACACCGTCATCTACTACCAGGTGACCGACGCCCGCGCCGCCACGTACGAAGTCGCCAGCTATATCCAGGCGATCGAGCAGCTCACGGTCACCACCCTGCGAAACATCATCGGTGGCATGGACCTTGAGCGGACCCTGACCTCCCGCGAGGAGATCAACGCGGCCCTGCGCGGCGTGCTCGACGAAGCAACCGGCAAGTGGGGCATCCGCGTCAACCGCGTCGAGCTCAAGGCGATCGAGCCGCCCACCTCCATCCAGGACTCGATGGAGAAGCAGATGCGCGCCGACCGTGACAAGCGCGCCGCGATCCTCACCGCCGAGGGCATCCGGCAGTCGCAGATCCTCACCGCCGAAGGTGAGAAGCAGTCCGCGATCCTGCGCGCCGAAGGCGAGGCCAAGGCGGCCGCGCTGCGCGCCGAGGGCGAGGCCCAGGCCATTCGTACGGTCTTCGAGTCCATTCACGCCGGCGACGCGGACCAGAAGCTTCTCGCCTACCAGTACCTCCAGATGCTCCCGAAGATCGCCGAGGGCGACGCCAACAAGCTCTGGATCGTGCCCAGCGAGATCGGCGACGCGCTCAAGGGCCTGAGCGGCGCCATGGGCAGCTTCAACCCGATGGCCGGCATGGGCGGCGGCTCCGGATCCGGGAAGTCCGGCGGCGGCAACGGCACGGAACGCCGCGAACAGCCCCCCATCGACTGA
- a CDS encoding tetratricopeptide repeat protein — MRQELQSLPKGLAEDVAKNLVMVANLIDEDPEQAYAYSKVALRLASRVAAVREAAGFAAYATQKYSEALAEFRAAKRMTGSVELWPVMADCERGLGRPERAMAMAGEPEVQKLDKAGQVEMRLVAAGARRDMGQIDAAIVTLQSPELASNSVQPWTPRLRYAYADALLAAGRDDEAREWFAKALEADKDGSTDASDRLAEMDGVEFVDAMGDDETPETPEASPESAAATDEADATDEADVTDEADVTDEADADTDGDVDGDKA; from the coding sequence GTGCGGCAGGAGCTCCAGAGCCTGCCGAAGGGTCTCGCCGAGGACGTGGCCAAGAACCTCGTCATGGTCGCCAATCTGATCGACGAGGACCCCGAGCAGGCGTACGCCTACTCCAAGGTGGCGTTGCGTCTCGCTTCTCGTGTGGCTGCTGTGCGCGAGGCCGCGGGCTTCGCCGCGTACGCGACGCAGAAGTACTCGGAAGCACTTGCCGAGTTCCGTGCGGCCAAGCGGATGACCGGGAGCGTCGAGCTGTGGCCCGTCATGGCGGACTGCGAGCGAGGGCTCGGACGGCCCGAGCGTGCGATGGCGATGGCCGGTGAGCCCGAGGTGCAGAAGCTCGACAAGGCCGGCCAGGTCGAAATGCGGCTGGTCGCGGCCGGAGCGCGCAGGGACATGGGGCAGATCGACGCCGCCATCGTGACCCTGCAGAGCCCCGAGCTGGCGTCCAACTCCGTGCAGCCCTGGACCCCGCGGCTGCGTTACGCGTACGCCGACGCGCTGCTGGCCGCCGGGCGCGACGACGAGGCGCGTGAGTGGTTCGCGAAGGCGCTCGAGGCCGACAAGGACGGGTCGACCGACGCTTCGGACCGGCTCGCGGAGATGGACGGTGTGGAGTTCGTCGACGCCATGGGCGACGACGAGACGCCCGAGACGCCCGAGGCATCCCCGGAGTCGGCGGCGGCCACCGACGAGGCCGACGCCACGGACGAGGCCGACGTCACCGACGAGGCCGACGTCACCGACGAGGCCGATGCCGACACCGACGGCGATGTCGATGGTGACAAGGCCTAG
- a CDS encoding response regulator transcription factor, with protein MIRVLLVDDHQVVRRGLRTFLEIQDDIEVVGEAADGAEGVARAEELKPDVVLMDVKMPGMDGIDALRKLRELSNPAKVLIVTSFTEQRTVVPALRAGASGYVYKDVDPEALARAIRSVHAGHVLLQPEVAGALLSQDDLSNGTGRGSTLTEREREVLGLIADGRSNREIARALVLSEKTVKTHVSNILMKLDLADRTQAALWAVRHGLAG; from the coding sequence ATGATCCGTGTGCTGCTGGTCGACGACCATCAGGTGGTACGGCGAGGACTGCGCACCTTCCTCGAGATCCAGGACGACATAGAGGTCGTGGGCGAGGCTGCGGACGGTGCCGAGGGTGTCGCCCGCGCCGAGGAGCTGAAGCCGGACGTCGTCCTGATGGACGTCAAGATGCCCGGGATGGACGGCATCGACGCCCTCCGTAAGCTCCGTGAACTGTCGAACCCCGCCAAGGTGTTGATCGTCACCAGCTTCACCGAGCAGCGCACCGTTGTCCCCGCCCTGCGCGCGGGTGCCTCGGGTTACGTCTACAAGGACGTCGACCCGGAGGCGCTGGCCCGCGCGATCCGCTCCGTGCACGCGGGCCATGTGCTGCTGCAGCCGGAGGTCGCGGGCGCGCTGCTCTCGCAGGACGACCTGAGCAATGGCACGGGCCGGGGCAGCACCCTCACCGAACGGGAGAGGGAGGTACTGGGCCTGATCGCCGACGGCCGGTCGAACCGCGAGATCGCCCGGGCGCTCGTCCTGTCCGAGAAAACAGTCAAGACGCATGTCTCGAACATTCTGATGAAGCTGGATCTGGCGGATCGCACCCAGGCGGCGCTGTGGGCCGTACGGCATGGTCTGGCGGGCTGA